The Sulfurospirillum deleyianum DSM 6946 nucleotide sequence ACAATGACTCCTGAAAAACTCCAAAACGATAGCCAGACGTTACACCGTTTTATTCAACTTCATTGCGACAAAAAACACCATGATGTTCCCAAGAAAAAGGGTGTGCTGGAGGTTGCTTTTCAAGAAAAGTCTTTGTGTGAATTGCCCTATCATCTCTGCGAAGAGTGTGAGACGCTGTTCATATATGCCTATGGAAGGCTTAAAAATTGTCCGCATGAGCATAAACCCAGTTGTCGTAAATGTCCCAATCCTTGTTATGAAAAGTCGATGTGGAACAAGATGGCAAAGGTAATGATGTTTAGCGGAATGCAGTTAGGTTTAACCAAAATACGCAAACTCTTTTTTAAATAATGCTCCCCTATCTTAGCCATAAAGAAGCGATGAAATGCCATTATGGCGAAGCGCTTTTTAGCATCCCTGTCAATTTAGACTTTGGCTGTCCCAACCGAGAACGTGATGGGAATGGAGGGTGCACTTTTTGTCCCGAACACGGTGCTCGTGCGGCACAAATTGCTGATGCTAAAAATGTTGAAGAGCAGATAGAAAAAGCGATTGTATTTGCCAAAAAACGTTACAACGCCACCTCTTTTGCGCTCTATATTCAAGCCTACACAGGAACCTTTGCCTCCATTTTAAAACAAAAAGAGGCGTATGAGAGGCTTTTAAATCTTTATCCCTTTAAAGCGTTGCACATTGGTACACGACCTGATTGTTTGAGTGAAGCAACGCTGGAATATTTAGCAGAGCTCAACAGCCGTTTGGATGTGGTGGTGGAGCTTGGTGTGCAAAGTCTGCAGGATGTAAGTCTAGAGCGCATCAACCGTGGGCACAGTGCGCACGCTTCGCTTGAAGCGATTGAGCGGTTACATGTAAAGGGTTTAAAGGTCTATGCGCATTTGATTTTAGGGTTACCCGATGAGAGTTTTTGCATGTGGGAAGAGAGTGTGAAAGGCTTGGTGGAAGCGGGTATTGATGGGATAAAATTTCATAATTTGCATATTATCTCTGGTACGCAGTTGGCTCGTGAGTATGAGGTAGCGCCCTTTCAACTCTTAAATGAATACGAATACGCTGAGGCTCTGATAAGCCTTTTGCGTCTCATTCCCTCACATATTCCCATTATTCGTCTCGCAACCGATACTCCTAAAAAAGAGCTGATAGCCCCACTGTGGCAGATGGAAAAAGCTCACTTTGGTGAATACGTGGCGCAAAGTATGCGCTACCGAGGTATCAGACAGGGCGATTTGGTGGAAGCGCAACCTCCCTTAAGTTATGAAATACCTCACGCTATAAGCTTAGAAGATGGAAGTATGACCTTTTACAGTGCGAACTATAAGGATTATTACCATCCCAAAGCGGGAGCGTTCATGCAAGCACATACACTTTTTATTAAGGGCTCTAAGCTTAAAGAGCGTCTGGACAAGAGCGATGTTACGCTTTTAGACATTGGTTTTGGCATGGGATACAACACCCTTGAAGCGTTGCGTGTTGCCCAACAATGCTCCACGTTTTCTTTACATGTAAAAGCGATGGAACAGGATAGAATGCTTCTCAAACAGAGTGCTGAGGTTGTAGGAGATGCTTTACATGTAAAGCTTCTTGAAGCACTTTTTACATGTAAACGCTATGAAGAACATTATGCGACAGTATCGTTTTTCAATAGAGAAGCACGTTATGGTGTGCAGAGATTGGATGGGCTTTTTGATGTGATTTTTCTTGACCCATTTGTGGAGCACAACAACGCTTCATTGGTGAGTTTAGAGTTTATCAAGCTCTTAAAAATACATCTCAAACCCACAGGCGTTTTGGTCGCCTCAACCTCGTATCAAGCCGTATACGATGCTTTGATTTTAGCAGGGTTTGAGGTCGAAAGAGTACAGTATGAGGGAAGTGACATCAAAGGGATCATCGCCAAACCTTTAGAGGTTTCAAGTATTTTACATGTAAGCCATCCTTATCGTGATGAACACTTAATTTTAAGTGATAAAGCGATAGAAAGAGCGCATCAAAAAAGTGTAATCCAACATGGCAGAAAGGTTTTTTAAATGGTGTTGGTGTAAAAATTGAAAATGATGCGTTATCAATTAAAAAAGTAAACTCCTGAACCCTGTTTTTTAAATCATTAGTATTATTAGATTTGAAAGATTTTTATAAAAATAATGACGAAAATATGATACCATTCACGCTTATGTTTTTCAAAGGAAAATAGATGCTCAAAGGTACTCATATTTCGGCTCAGATTATACGCTTGATGGTGCTAATCGCTCTTTTTACGGTGGTGATTGTTTCGCTTATTAGTTTTAATGCGCAATCTTTTTTAAGTGAAAAGGAAAAAACACAAGAGCGTGATTATTTGGCTATGAAGATTCAAGATGAGTTACATGTAAAAAACGATGTGGGGATTATTGCTTCTGTTGAGTTAGCTGAAATGGCTGCATTGCAAGAGAGTATCAAAAATAACGATCGTGAAAGTACCCATCTTATTTTGAAAAATGTAGCCAATTCTTTTAAAAATAAAACCAATTATCAAGGCATACGCATTCACGTTGCAACGGCAGATTTAAAATCTTTTTCACGCAGTTGGGATGCAAAAAAGTTTGGCGATGATTTGTCTATGCTATCAAATTATGTAGTGGCTATTCAAACAAAAAAACTTCAATCGAGTTGGGCAGTGCAACACAGTGGATTTGTACTTGCAACCGTGGCGCCGATTATCACAAAAGAGGGTACTTTGTTGGGTGTGGTCAATCTCTCTCAGGGTGTAGGAAGTATCTCCCGTGATTTTGAAAAAGAGGGTGTTAAATATATTCAACTCATTGATGCGTCTGTTGCTTCTAAACATCCTCTTCTTTCAAAAATGGAGATGGTGGGTGCCTATGCTATGAGCAATGATAAATGGTTTTCTAAAGAGGTGAAAGATTTTGCAAAATCCCTTGATATGGAAGCCTTAATCAAAGAGAAGTATCTTTTTTCTGGAGACTATTTTGTGGTATCTCTTCCTGTTTATGATAATAACAATCAACGTATCGGATACAATATTTTAGGTGTTCCTAAAGAAAAAGTTGAAAGCAAAATTAGTGAAACGCTTAAAATTAGTTATTATTATATTGCTTTAATTGGTGTGATTTTTATGGCAACGGTTTTAGTCATATTTCTAGGATTAAAACGCTTAGTGGTTACTCCCCTTCGAATATTAGAGACCGAAATTACCCACAGTGCTCAAGAAAAAGATTTACGCACAAAATTAGAGATACCGTGTCGCAATGAAGTTTCGTTGATTGCAGATGCAACGTCTGAATTATTGCTCTCTTTTGCGACATCTCTAAGAGAAGTTAAAGCGTCTGGATATGAAAATTTAACACTAGCCAATCAGCTTTTTAGTACCTCTTCTGCGATTGGTGATAATGCCTTAAAAGAGTCAACATTGCTTCAAAATGCTTCAGAAAAAGGAAAAGCAATCACGCAGGATTTAAACAATGCAATGATTACGATGAATCAAACACAAGAGGATATTAGCAAAGCGGTTGAGGCACTTGAAACATCACAAATGCATCTACTGACTCTCGTCAATAATGTGGAAAACACAGCAAAAAATGAGATGGATATTGCGTATAAATTAACCGAATTAAGCAATCAAGCCAATGATGTACGAGGTGTTCTTGGTGTGATATCTGATATTGCTGATCAGACCAATCTTCTAGCGCTGAATGCTGCCATTGAAGCGGCGCGTGCGGGAGAACATGGACGTGGCTTTGCCGTAGTTGCAGATGAAGTTCGTAAGTTAGCAGAGCGAACGCAAAAGAGTTTAGTTGAAATTAATGTGACGATTAATGTGATTGTTCAAGCTATTAGTCATAGCGCAGATGCAATAAATCATAACGCCAAATCCATGACATTATTAGTAGATGATTCTCGTAATGTCCAAGAAGCGATTCAAAATGTTTCACAAACCATGGAGCATGCAAATCGCACTAATCAAGCAATGGCGAAGCTCTCAGATTCTAACACGCACCAAACGCATGCTATTTTAGAAGCCATTGGGGAGATTTATAAACTTTCTAGTGAAAATACACGCAGTGTTGAAGAGATTTCTCAAGCATCCAAGCATTTAACTGAACGAGCTGAAAATTTGGGGATGACTATTGATCGTTTTAAAATTTAATAACCGCCTTTCTTACCTAGAGTCGGTTAGATAATAAAATTAAGGAAAAGTGATGAATATTTTAGTGGTACGTACAGATAAATTAGGTGATTTTATAACAGCGCTTCCCACGTTTTATGTACTAAAACACTATGATCCAAAAAATAAAATTATTGCTTGTGTCGCACCGCTTAATAAAACATTGGCACAAAGTTGCGATTTTATAGATGAGGTGATTGTGGATAATGGCGAGAATGTCTTTGATTTGGCAAAAAAAATTAAAAGAG carries:
- a CDS encoding nitrous oxide-stimulated promoter family protein, which produces MTPEKLQNDSQTLHRFIQLHCDKKHHDVPKKKGVLEVAFQEKSLCELPYHLCEECETLFIYAYGRLKNCPHEHKPSCRKCPNPCYEKSMWNKMAKVMMFSGMQLGLTKIRKLFFK
- a CDS encoding TIGR01212 family radical SAM protein (This family includes YhcC from E. coli K-12, an uncharacterized radical SAM protein.), with the protein product MLPYLSHKEAMKCHYGEALFSIPVNLDFGCPNRERDGNGGCTFCPEHGARAAQIADAKNVEEQIEKAIVFAKKRYNATSFALYIQAYTGTFASILKQKEAYERLLNLYPFKALHIGTRPDCLSEATLEYLAELNSRLDVVVELGVQSLQDVSLERINRGHSAHASLEAIERLHVKGLKVYAHLILGLPDESFCMWEESVKGLVEAGIDGIKFHNLHIISGTQLAREYEVAPFQLLNEYEYAEALISLLRLIPSHIPIIRLATDTPKKELIAPLWQMEKAHFGEYVAQSMRYRGIRQGDLVEAQPPLSYEIPHAISLEDGSMTFYSANYKDYYHPKAGAFMQAHTLFIKGSKLKERLDKSDVTLLDIGFGMGYNTLEALRVAQQCSTFSLHVKAMEQDRMLLKQSAEVVGDALHVKLLEALFTCKRYEEHYATVSFFNREARYGVQRLDGLFDVIFLDPFVEHNNASLVSLEFIKLLKIHLKPTGVLVASTSYQAVYDALILAGFEVERVQYEGSDIKGIIAKPLEVSSILHVSHPYRDEHLILSDKAIERAHQKSVIQHGRKVF
- a CDS encoding methyl-accepting chemotaxis protein; its protein translation is MAALQESIKNNDRESTHLILKNVANSFKNKTNYQGIRIHVATADLKSFSRSWDAKKFGDDLSMLSNYVVAIQTKKLQSSWAVQHSGFVLATVAPIITKEGTLLGVVNLSQGVGSISRDFEKEGVKYIQLIDASVASKHPLLSKMEMVGAYAMSNDKWFSKEVKDFAKSLDMEALIKEKYLFSGDYFVVSLPVYDNNNQRIGYNILGVPKEKVESKISETLKISYYYIALIGVIFMATVLVIFLGLKRLVVTPLRILETEITHSAQEKDLRTKLEIPCRNEVSLIADATSELLLSFATSLREVKASGYENLTLANQLFSTSSAIGDNALKESTLLQNASEKGKAITQDLNNAMITMNQTQEDISKAVEALETSQMHLLTLVNNVENTAKNEMDIAYKLTELSNQANDVRGVLGVISDIADQTNLLALNAAIEAARAGEHGRGFAVVADEVRKLAERTQKSLVEINVTINVIVQAISHSADAINHNAKSMTLLVDDSRNVQEAIQNVSQTMEHANRTNQAMAKLSDSNTHQTHAILEAIGEIYKLSSENTRSVEEISQASKHLTERAENLGMTIDRFKI